A window of the Microcoleus sp. bin38.metabat.b11b12b14.051 genome harbors these coding sequences:
- a CDS encoding PspA/IM30 family protein: MKKVLYWLMGEKAGRTIVGGWNWLWGMPVESGGKVSVAVAEESLRAMQESVQKLAAAVSTQVAAYQRAKTKYEEKVREMQTVERQAITAQRNGNEEAARLAMSKVIQTEQILPQLEAQVKQAELYVNASKDKLNRERTKLEAYKTDMQNMKDMAEINDALGAIAKVNNDLSIDSARSQFEQAKNAVGRRNLEQQALAEISENPQERLQAELENMTIDDEVNRRLQMLDDSNNKELPK; the protein is encoded by the coding sequence ATGAAAAAAGTCCTTTACTGGCTGATGGGCGAAAAAGCGGGCAGAACCATTGTAGGCGGGTGGAACTGGCTGTGGGGAATGCCTGTAGAATCGGGAGGCAAAGTGTCAGTCGCCGTCGCGGAAGAGTCATTGCGAGCGATGCAAGAATCCGTGCAAAAACTGGCCGCAGCAGTCTCCACCCAAGTTGCAGCCTACCAGCGCGCCAAAACAAAATATGAAGAAAAAGTTCGGGAAATGCAAACCGTAGAGCGTCAAGCCATCACAGCCCAGCGCAACGGTAACGAAGAAGCAGCCCGCTTGGCAATGTCTAAGGTAATTCAGACAGAACAAATTCTGCCGCAGTTAGAAGCCCAAGTAAAACAAGCCGAACTTTACGTCAACGCTTCCAAAGATAAGCTAAATCGAGAGCGCACAAAGCTCGAAGCCTACAAAACGGATATGCAAAACATGAAAGATATGGCAGAGATTAACGACGCCCTCGGAGCCATAGCCAAAGTCAACAACGACCTTAGCATCGATTCAGCCAGATCGCAGTTCGAGCAAGCCAAAAACGCCGTCGGGCGCCGCAACCTCGAACAGCAAGCCTTAGCAGAAATCTCGGAAAACCCCCAAGAAAGACTTCAAGCCGAGTTAGAAAACATGACCATAGACGATGAAGTTAATCGCAGGCTACAAATGTTAGACGATTCCAACAACAAAGAACTTCCCAAGTAA
- a CDS encoding beta-ketoacyl-ACP synthase III, producing MLQQSGFGIAVTGSGSCTPQVSLDNNGLSQIVDTSDEWISARTGIRERRLADDRTSLCDLACSASQKAMEMAEISPVDIDLIILATSSPDDLFGTAGKIQYQLGATKAVAFDLTAACSGFVFGLVTASQFIRTGVYQNVLLIGADILSRWVNWSDRGTCILFGDGAGAVVLQASEVDRFLGFEIRSDGTQNSSLSLAYKPQPKQIIEGVNIGQGGFEPIAMNGQEIYRFAVKKVPEVIEKAMFRANINASEIDWLLLHQANQRILDAVAQRLKIPPEKVISNLANYGNTSAASIPLALDEAVRQGKVKPGETIAAAGFGAGLSWGAAIFQWGR from the coding sequence ATGTTGCAGCAATCAGGGTTCGGCATTGCCGTTACGGGTAGCGGCTCTTGTACACCGCAGGTTTCGCTTGATAATAACGGTTTGAGTCAGATAGTAGACACGTCTGACGAGTGGATTAGCGCACGGACGGGCATTCGCGAACGCCGGCTGGCGGACGATCGCACTTCTTTGTGCGATTTAGCCTGCTCGGCATCGCAAAAGGCGATGGAAATGGCAGAAATTTCGCCCGTAGATATCGATTTGATTATTTTGGCCACATCAAGCCCTGACGATTTGTTCGGCACTGCCGGCAAAATTCAATATCAGTTGGGCGCTACCAAAGCAGTGGCTTTCGATCTGACAGCAGCTTGTTCTGGCTTTGTGTTTGGTTTAGTTACAGCCTCGCAGTTCATTCGGACAGGGGTTTATCAAAATGTGTTGCTGATCGGAGCAGACATTTTATCTCGCTGGGTGAACTGGTCAGATCGGGGTACTTGCATTTTATTTGGAGACGGTGCAGGTGCGGTGGTATTGCAAGCCTCAGAAGTCGATCGATTTTTGGGATTTGAAATTCGCAGCGACGGCACCCAAAATTCTTCTCTGAGTTTGGCTTACAAACCTCAACCAAAACAAATAATTGAGGGCGTCAATATCGGACAAGGTGGATTTGAGCCGATCGCCATGAATGGTCAAGAAATCTATCGCTTTGCGGTGAAAAAAGTGCCAGAAGTCATTGAAAAAGCAATGTTTCGGGCAAATATCAACGCCTCAGAAATTGACTGGCTGCTGTTGCACCAAGCCAATCAGCGGATTCTCGATGCAGTTGCTCAAAGGCTCAAGATTCCTCCAGAAAAAGTAATCAGCAATTTGGCAAATTACGGCAATACCTCAGCAGCTTCAATTCCCCTCGCCCTAGACGAAGCCGTGCGTCAGGGTAAAGTTAAACCGGGCGAAACTATTGCTGCTGCTGGTTTCGGTGCAGGTTTGAGTTGGGGGGCCGCAATTTTTCAATGGGGAAGGTAA
- a CDS encoding GUN4 domain-containing protein — protein MSNCPVCGAQYIEEKLDFCSTCGWDLTPYPQRAKPSKTYLKQEQVRLQWAKQMWESARHQQNLSARFDELQQELQQGAIARTYLQSQLEWVLYRLEQLNPEFITTTLLRLDEKIAALPDTTPAISEVGMDYRQLTKLLETGKWRKADEHTWEIMLQIAVREDEGWLSTADIDSFPPTDLRTIDQLWQRYSSGRFGLTVQQQIWESTGRQYTELCDRVGWRVKENWKYYSELSWGENAPPGHLPVTAWRQRACYGAGRLTAAENFARIAAKLAGSAIADPPK, from the coding sequence ATGTCAAACTGTCCAGTGTGCGGTGCCCAATACATAGAAGAAAAATTAGATTTTTGCTCGACTTGCGGCTGGGATTTGACGCCATACCCGCAGCGGGCTAAGCCTTCCAAAACTTATTTAAAACAAGAACAAGTTAGATTGCAGTGGGCAAAACAAATGTGGGAATCGGCCCGCCACCAACAAAATTTGTCAGCCAGATTTGACGAATTGCAACAGGAATTGCAGCAAGGCGCGATCGCCCGCACGTACCTGCAATCTCAGTTAGAATGGGTTCTGTACCGCCTCGAACAACTAAACCCGGAATTTATAACCACCACTCTACTGCGGTTGGACGAGAAAATCGCCGCCTTACCCGATACAACTCCGGCTATCTCGGAAGTGGGGATGGATTACCGACAACTGACAAAGCTGTTAGAAACCGGAAAATGGCGCAAAGCAGATGAACACACTTGGGAAATCATGCTGCAAATCGCCGTCAGGGAAGATGAAGGCTGGCTGAGTACCGCCGATATTGACAGCTTTCCTCCTACAGACCTTCGCACGATCGACCAACTTTGGCAACGCTACAGCAGCGGACGCTTCGGGTTGACCGTGCAGCAGCAGATTTGGGAAAGTACCGGCAGGCAATACACTGAATTGTGCGATCGAGTCGGCTGGCGAGTCAAGGAAAATTGGAAATATTACAGCGAGCTCTCATGGGGCGAAAATGCACCTCCAGGACACCTCCCCGTCACCGCATGGAGACAGCGCGCCTGTTATGGCGCCGGTAGACTCACCGCAGCCGAAAACTTTGCCCGCATCGCTGCGAAACTGGCAGGATCAGCGATCGCTGATCCTCCGAAATAA
- the fabD gene encoding ACP S-malonyltransferase has protein sequence MTKTAWVFPGQGSQAIGMGADLLNLPTAKAKFELAKEILGWSVPEVCQKEEAKLSRTLYTQPCLFVVESILADLMREKSDRPAVVAGHSLGEYVALYAAGVFDFETGLRLVKRRAELMDTSSGGQMVALIGFDRQELELQIQYSRDVVLANDNSEAQVVISGTPAAVEDLLAKIKVKRAVKLNVSGAFHSPLMASVASEFQQVLKAARFSDAKMLVLSNSEPTATTSAATLKQRLSQQMTKGVRWREISLQLPQQGIDRVVEIGPGKVLTGLIKRTCPNLALVNVSSLADLPA, from the coding sequence ATGACTAAAACAGCATGGGTATTTCCCGGACAAGGTTCCCAGGCGATCGGGATGGGTGCAGACTTATTAAACTTGCCAACAGCCAAAGCCAAATTTGAGCTAGCTAAAGAAATTTTAGGTTGGTCTGTCCCTGAAGTTTGCCAAAAAGAAGAAGCAAAACTATCTCGCACTCTCTACACTCAGCCTTGCTTGTTCGTAGTAGAAAGCATTTTGGCAGACTTAATGCGAGAAAAGAGCGATCGACCAGCAGTGGTTGCCGGTCATAGTCTAGGAGAATACGTTGCTCTCTACGCAGCAGGAGTCTTTGACTTTGAAACGGGATTGCGCTTAGTCAAACGGCGCGCCGAACTCATGGATACTTCCTCCGGCGGGCAAATGGTCGCTTTGATCGGGTTCGACAGGCAGGAATTAGAACTGCAAATTCAATACAGCCGAGACGTGGTGCTAGCAAACGATAACAGCGAAGCACAAGTCGTGATTTCTGGAACGCCTGCTGCTGTGGAAGATTTGCTGGCAAAAATTAAAGTCAAACGCGCCGTTAAATTGAATGTTTCCGGTGCGTTTCACTCTCCGCTGATGGCATCAGTGGCGTCAGAATTTCAACAAGTCCTAAAAGCGGCAAGATTTTCCGATGCCAAAATGTTGGTACTCTCGAACTCAGAACCAACAGCCACTACCAGCGCAGCTACTTTAAAGCAGCGTTTGAGCCAACAGATGACCAAAGGGGTGCGCTGGCGAGAAATTTCGCTGCAACTGCCGCAACAAGGAATCGATCGCGTAGTGGAAATTGGCCCCGGCAAAGTTCTCACAGGTTTGATCAAACGGACTTGTCCAAATTTAGCGCTGGTAAATGTCAGCAGTTTGGCAGATTTGCCTGCTTAA
- a CDS encoding KH domain-containing protein, whose protein sequence is MNPAQQQSASPNYAGLVKFLIGPFLETPGSLRVDCELHPRQSRVWVRLAFEDPDKGRVYGRGGRNIQAIRTTLEAVAQTAGQSLYLDIYDGEAGDRGSGQPRGDRDRGLDRDRQDRGTREPRGDFRPRTPPPSPSPLASRTPREQPRRTNTPTFRTSRNTPGY, encoded by the coding sequence TTGAATCCAGCACAGCAGCAGTCAGCTAGTCCCAATTACGCTGGACTGGTTAAGTTTTTAATTGGGCCTTTTTTAGAGACCCCAGGCTCTTTGCGGGTCGATTGCGAACTGCACCCGCGCCAATCCCGGGTCTGGGTTCGGCTCGCTTTTGAAGATCCCGACAAAGGGCGGGTTTACGGTAGGGGCGGACGCAATATTCAGGCAATTAGAACTACCCTCGAAGCGGTGGCGCAAACGGCGGGTCAGTCGCTTTACTTAGATATATACGATGGTGAAGCGGGCGATCGCGGCTCCGGTCAACCAAGGGGCGATCGCGATCGCGGTCTCGATCGAGACCGCCAAGACCGCGGTACGCGCGAGCCGCGAGGCGATTTCCGACCCCGGACGCCGCCTCCGTCGCCGAGTCCCTTAGCTAGCAGAACTCCCAGAGAACAACCTCGCCGTACTAACACACCTACGTTTAGAACGAGCAGAAATACTCCTGGTTATTAA
- a CDS encoding ChuX/HutX family heme-like substrate-binding protein: MPNLKEFLEACEKLGTLRLIVTSSAAVLEVRGSIHKLFYAELPKGKYANMHAEIFEFHLNMDKIKQVKFETGEAKRGNFTTYAIRFLDEQNDPALSAFLQWGKPGEYEPGQVENWHELKEKYGEVWQPEPVETI, translated from the coding sequence ATGCCTAATCTGAAAGAATTCTTAGAAGCTTGCGAAAAATTGGGGACGCTGCGTTTAATCGTGACTAGCAGCGCCGCTGTGCTCGAAGTGCGCGGTTCAATTCACAAGCTGTTTTATGCAGAGTTACCCAAGGGGAAATATGCAAATATGCACGCCGAAATATTTGAATTTCACCTGAACATGGACAAAATCAAACAGGTGAAATTCGAGACTGGCGAGGCAAAAAGAGGCAATTTTACTACCTATGCAATTCGTTTTCTGGACGAACAAAACGATCCTGCTTTGAGCGCATTTTTGCAGTGGGGGAAACCGGGAGAATACGAACCGGGACAGGTGGAAAATTGGCACGAATTAAAGGAAAAATACGGGGAGGTTTGGCAACCTGAACCCGTGGAGACGATTTAA
- a CDS encoding YdcF family protein, whose product MWLRISLNKFRYKRLKASRPFWFLVGLLIACWFGFGQLKNEFQRPQALLVLGGATEREVFAAKFARSHPQLPIWVSSGSNPEFAKWVFSEAGIKSDRLHLDYKAVDTVTNFTTLVDELKERGIESVYLITSDDHMRRAQIIGEIVLGSRGISFKPLAVPSGRTPEPLQKAVRDGARAIMWLTTGYTGADFTQARIE is encoded by the coding sequence ATGTGGTTAAGAATCAGTTTAAACAAGTTCCGTTACAAACGTTTGAAGGCTTCGCGCCCTTTTTGGTTCCTAGTAGGGCTTTTGATTGCCTGTTGGTTTGGCTTTGGGCAGCTTAAGAACGAATTTCAGAGACCCCAAGCTTTGTTGGTTCTGGGTGGGGCTACGGAGCGAGAGGTGTTTGCCGCCAAATTTGCTCGATCGCACCCTCAATTGCCAATTTGGGTGTCTTCTGGGAGCAATCCCGAGTTCGCAAAATGGGTATTTTCAGAAGCTGGAATTAAGTCCGATCGCCTGCACTTAGATTACAAAGCAGTGGATACGGTAACAAATTTTACCACTCTGGTAGATGAACTGAAAGAGCGAGGCATTGAGAGCGTGTATCTGATCACTTCTGACGATCATATGCGACGAGCTCAGATTATCGGTGAAATCGTGCTCGGCAGTCGAGGCATTAGTTTTAAGCCTCTGGCAGTTCCATCTGGGCGAACCCCCGAACCATTGCAAAAAGCTGTTCGCGATGGCGCTAGAGCTATTATGTGGCTGACTACCGGTTATACCGGTGCTGACTTCACCCAAGCCAGGATTGAATAG
- a CDS encoding phosphate ABC transporter substrate-binding protein: protein MAKSSGPPPIVFILLFLLLAGGGWFFFMNKPATQEQDANNSPTSPTPSAGGSSSPLPVAPAGGSASPVAASSFALPASVPAGTLVRIDGSTSMVTINLNLKNGFQAKFPATTVEAKANGSAKGIQDLVAGTADIAGISSPLKPEDQAKGLAAVPVALDRIAIVVGTSNPFQGGLTSAQVQDIFKGTAQDWSKVGGPAGLIKVINRPEISGTHQTFKEQVLGGGSFGSGPNVTTLDRDATTPLLQALANNGIGYATFAQVVNQKTVRVVPVDGATPDAPNYRYQRQLYYAYKNPPSQAVKDFLGYATSDEGKKAMLAAN from the coding sequence ATGGCTAAGAGTAGCGGGCCTCCCCCCATAGTTTTTATTCTGTTATTTCTCTTGCTCGCGGGTGGTGGCTGGTTCTTTTTTATGAACAAACCAGCTACACAGGAACAGGATGCTAATAATTCTCCGACTTCCCCAACACCCTCAGCAGGTGGCAGTTCCAGCCCGCTTCCCGTCGCGCCCGCAGGTGGCTCAGCATCGCCTGTTGCTGCTAGTTCCTTTGCTCTTCCCGCTTCGGTACCTGCGGGAACGTTGGTGAGAATTGACGGTTCTACCAGCATGGTAACAATCAATCTCAACCTTAAGAACGGCTTTCAAGCCAAGTTTCCCGCCACTACAGTCGAGGCAAAAGCAAATGGTTCTGCAAAGGGAATTCAGGATTTGGTGGCGGGAACAGCCGATATTGCTGGGATATCCTCACCTTTGAAGCCTGAAGACCAAGCTAAGGGTTTGGCAGCAGTGCCAGTTGCTTTAGATAGAATTGCGATCGTAGTTGGGACTAGCAACCCGTTTCAAGGAGGTTTAACTTCGGCTCAAGTTCAAGATATCTTCAAGGGAACTGCTCAAGATTGGTCGAAAGTCGGCGGCCCAGCAGGCTTGATTAAAGTCATTAACAGACCGGAAATTAGCGGTACTCACCAAACGTTTAAAGAACAAGTGCTCGGAGGCGGTAGTTTTGGCAGCGGGCCGAATGTTACCACGCTCGATCGAGATGCCACAACTCCCCTGCTGCAAGCTTTAGCCAACAACGGCATCGGCTATGCCACTTTTGCTCAAGTTGTCAATCAGAAAACGGTGCGGGTTGTCCCCGTAGACGGTGCGACGCCGGATGCCCCCAATTATCGCTATCAGCGGCAGTTGTACTACGCCTACAAAAATCCTCCCAGCCAAGCGGTTAAGGATTTCTTGGGCTACGCGACTTCTGATGAAGGAAAAAAAGCGATGTTGGCCGCAAATTAA
- the plsX gene encoding phosphate acyltransferase PlsX, producing MGSTRARIAIDAMGGDHAPAEVVAGALKAQEELGVEILLVGDPQQIEDSLRVQDAIGRVSTGQLEIVPSEGTVEMHEEPLSALKRKPKASINVAMNLVKQQQADAVVSAGHSGAAMAAALLRLGRLPGIDRPAIGAVLPTMVPGTSVLILDVGANVDCRPKFLEQFALMGTIYSQCVLGVAEPKIGLLNIGEEPSKGNDAAVRTHQLLVDNPNIPFVGNAEGRDVLSGNFDVIVCDGFVGNVLLKFAEAVGEVVVQVLKEELAAGLKNQISAPLLQESLKGFKQRVDHVEHGGGLLLGVAGVCIISHGSSQAASIFNAIRLAKGAIDNQVLERIRSSNRESALEQEAVN from the coding sequence ATGGGATCGACACGCGCAAGAATTGCAATAGACGCTATGGGTGGGGATCACGCCCCCGCCGAAGTTGTAGCTGGAGCGCTTAAGGCACAAGAAGAATTAGGCGTAGAGATTTTGCTGGTGGGCGACCCGCAGCAAATAGAAGACTCGCTACGTGTTCAAGACGCGATCGGCCGCGTCTCTACAGGTCAGCTAGAAATCGTTCCTTCTGAAGGAACGGTGGAAATGCACGAAGAACCTCTCAGTGCCCTCAAACGCAAACCCAAGGCTTCGATTAACGTAGCCATGAACTTGGTCAAGCAGCAGCAAGCTGATGCTGTGGTGTCCGCCGGTCACTCCGGTGCGGCGATGGCTGCGGCTTTGTTGAGGTTGGGACGGCTCCCCGGAATCGATCGCCCCGCGATCGGTGCAGTTTTGCCGACAATGGTACCGGGAACCTCTGTGCTCATTCTCGATGTCGGCGCTAATGTGGACTGCCGCCCCAAATTTTTGGAGCAGTTCGCTCTGATGGGAACTATTTACAGCCAGTGCGTGCTGGGCGTCGCCGAACCAAAAATCGGTCTGCTCAACATTGGCGAAGAACCTTCTAAAGGCAACGACGCAGCGGTGCGTACCCACCAGTTATTGGTGGACAACCCAAACATTCCTTTTGTGGGCAATGCCGAAGGCCGCGACGTGCTGTCGGGAAACTTCGACGTGATTGTCTGCGACGGGTTTGTCGGTAACGTGTTGTTGAAGTTTGCCGAAGCGGTGGGCGAAGTCGTGGTGCAAGTGCTCAAGGAAGAATTGGCCGCCGGACTCAAAAATCAAATTAGCGCTCCCCTGCTGCAAGAAAGCCTCAAAGGGTTCAAGCAGCGGGTAGACCACGTTGAACACGGCGGGGGTTTGCTCTTGGGCGTTGCAGGAGTTTGCATCATCAGCCACGGTTCGTCTCAAGCAGCCTCGATTTTTAATGCTATTCGTTTGGCAAAAGGGGCTATAGACAACCAAGTGCTGGAGCGAATTCGATCGTCCAATCGTGAAAGCGCTCTGGAACAAGAAGCTGTCAATTAA
- a CDS encoding 1-acyl-sn-glycerol-3-phosphate acyltransferase, with product MSKSREPVESLLLYYLFKWSIVSPMLHLYFRGRIYGAENVPAENPFVVVSNHASDFDPPILSSSMRRPVAFMAKEELFKVPILKQAITLYGAYPVKRESADRSAIRSAIQSLENGWATGVFLQGTRTPDGRITDPKLGAALIAAKAKVPLLPVSLWGTHAIASKGSIVPRPVPLTVRIGKLIEPPGSSNREELEALTQRCATEINAMHDFGR from the coding sequence GTGAGCAAAAGTCGCGAACCAGTCGAAAGTTTACTTCTTTACTATTTATTCAAGTGGTCAATTGTCAGCCCGATGCTGCACCTTTACTTTCGGGGGCGCATCTACGGTGCAGAAAATGTTCCAGCGGAAAACCCATTTGTGGTAGTCAGCAATCACGCCAGCGATTTTGATCCGCCGATTTTATCTAGTTCCATGAGGCGGCCAGTGGCATTTATGGCGAAGGAAGAGCTATTTAAAGTTCCTATTTTGAAACAGGCAATTACACTTTACGGCGCTTATCCAGTCAAGCGAGAAAGTGCCGATCGCAGTGCAATTCGCTCGGCTATCCAGTCTTTAGAAAATGGATGGGCGACTGGTGTATTTTTGCAGGGAACTAGGACGCCAGACGGTCGAATTACTGACCCGAAATTAGGTGCGGCGCTGATAGCTGCTAAGGCAAAAGTGCCGCTGTTACCTGTTAGTTTGTGGGGAACTCATGCGATCGCATCGAAAGGTTCGATTGTGCCGCGTCCCGTGCCGCTAACGGTGCGAATCGGCAAGCTAATTGAGCCGCCCGGTTCGTCGAATCGCGAGGAGTTGGAAGCGCTGACTCAAAGATGTGCAACTGAGATTAATGCGATGCACGATTTTGGCCGCTGA
- a CDS encoding PhoH family protein — translation MTEKLTIELPNTQSAMSLAGNQEENLKIISKQTGANLVMRGQELLISGTKTQVELCHKLVRSLSDYWKSGKTITGVEIQTARYALDTNRQGDLQDLQRDVLAKTRRGEEIRAKTFKQRQYVQAVRTHDLTFCIGPAGTGKTFLAAILAVQALLSKQYERLILTRPAVEAGEKLGFLPGDLQQKVDPYLRPLYDALQEIIDPEKMADLMERGLIEVAPLAYMRGRTLSNAFVILDEAQNTTPAQMKMVLTRLGFRSKMVVTGDITQTDLAPNQQSGLSVAQKILGNVEGIAFCEFNQSDVVRHPLVQRIVAAYELHEK, via the coding sequence ATGACTGAAAAACTAACAATAGAGTTACCGAACACTCAAAGCGCCATGTCGCTGGCAGGTAATCAAGAAGAAAACCTGAAAATTATTTCTAAGCAAACCGGCGCTAACCTGGTAATGCGAGGTCAAGAACTGCTAATTTCTGGCACAAAAACTCAAGTAGAATTGTGTCATAAATTAGTGCGATCGCTCTCCGACTATTGGAAATCCGGCAAAACCATCACCGGAGTAGAAATCCAGACAGCGCGCTACGCACTGGATACAAACCGCCAAGGCGATTTGCAAGACTTGCAGCGAGACGTACTCGCCAAAACCCGCCGCGGCGAAGAAATTAGAGCTAAAACCTTCAAACAGCGCCAGTACGTCCAAGCAGTACGCACCCACGACTTGACATTTTGCATCGGCCCCGCTGGTACTGGCAAAACATTTCTAGCAGCTATTTTAGCCGTGCAAGCGCTGCTAAGCAAACAGTACGAACGGCTAATTTTAACCAGGCCAGCCGTAGAAGCTGGTGAAAAATTAGGATTTTTGCCAGGAGATTTGCAGCAAAAAGTCGATCCATATTTGCGCCCGCTTTACGACGCCCTCCAAGAAATCATCGACCCCGAAAAAATGGCTGATTTAATGGAAAGAGGCTTAATCGAAGTAGCTCCTTTAGCTTATATGCGAGGGCGCACTCTCAGCAATGCTTTCGTAATTTTGGACGAAGCTCAAAATACAACGCCTGCTCAGATGAAAATGGTGTTGACTCGTCTGGGCTTTCGATCGAAAATGGTAGTGACGGGCGATATTACTCAAACAGATTTAGCACCAAACCAACAGTCGGGATTGTCAGTCGCCCAAAAAATTCTCGGCAACGTTGAGGGCATTGCTTTCTGCGAATTCAATCAGTCGGATGTTGTCAGACACCCGTTAGTACAGCGGATTGTTGCGGCTTACGAACTACACGAAAAATAG
- a CDS encoding D-alanyl-D-alanine carboxypeptidase — MLDLLSSGIMSLWLDIAGVRSAAPNAVSLLAWRGGIPGLVVAEELAFGKVDAANSDLPTSAAVEEYLKDLKAKHLIEGNQGVWVQAGMVPLVSQQGTVLMPGASLTKIATSLASLETWGADYQFETRFRGTGPIRNGVLQGDLVVSGGGDPLFVWEEAIAVGNALNQMGIDRVAGNLVVTGNFRMNYLSDPAAAGESLRQALDGRSWPQDVLSMYSKMAPGTKKPQVTVSGSVIAEKFVNAGHLLLKRRSLPLPEILKYMNVHSDNDIAQILADNLGGHKIVQQQATWAAGVPAAELQLTNGSGLGVSNRMSPRAACGMMQAIARNLQTTGLTVADLFPVSGRDKGTVEHRHIPPSAVVKTGTLDTVIALAGAIPTRDRGLVWFAIINRGTDWDSLRAQQDIFLQKLVQQWGTAPAVPLAITPHIDGTKPALGAANRSDILLGG, encoded by the coding sequence ATGCTGGATTTATTGAGCTCAGGAATCATGTCTCTGTGGCTGGACATCGCTGGGGTACGCAGTGCGGCCCCCAATGCCGTGTCGCTACTGGCTTGGCGGGGAGGGATACCCGGGCTAGTGGTGGCCGAAGAGCTGGCTTTTGGGAAAGTAGATGCGGCAAATTCCGACTTACCGACATCCGCGGCGGTGGAGGAATATTTAAAAGATTTGAAGGCGAAGCACCTGATCGAGGGGAATCAGGGAGTTTGGGTGCAAGCCGGAATGGTGCCGCTGGTAAGTCAGCAAGGGACGGTTTTGATGCCGGGGGCTTCGCTGACTAAGATTGCGACTTCCCTAGCGTCGCTGGAAACTTGGGGCGCGGATTATCAGTTTGAAACTCGGTTCCGGGGAACGGGCCCGATTAGGAATGGGGTATTGCAGGGGGATTTGGTGGTCAGCGGCGGCGGCGATCCGCTGTTTGTTTGGGAGGAGGCGATCGCCGTGGGTAATGCTCTCAATCAAATGGGTATCGATCGCGTGGCGGGCAATTTGGTCGTAACCGGCAATTTCCGCATGAATTACCTGTCAGATCCGGCGGCCGCGGGGGAGAGTCTGCGGCAGGCTCTCGATGGTCGCAGTTGGCCGCAAGACGTGCTCTCAATGTATTCTAAGATGGCTCCGGGCACCAAAAAGCCGCAAGTAACGGTGTCCGGGAGCGTGATTGCTGAAAAATTTGTGAATGCAGGGCATTTGCTACTGAAGCGCCGATCGCTCCCTTTACCCGAAATTCTCAAGTACATGAATGTCCATAGCGATAATGACATTGCCCAAATACTGGCGGACAATTTGGGCGGGCATAAAATAGTTCAGCAGCAAGCGACTTGGGCGGCGGGGGTGCCGGCGGCGGAACTTCAATTAACTAACGGTTCGGGATTGGGAGTGTCCAATCGAATGTCTCCGAGGGCTGCTTGCGGGATGATGCAGGCGATCGCGCGCAACCTTCAAACTACGGGGCTGACGGTTGCTGACTTGTTTCCAGTGTCCGGGCGCGATAAAGGAACTGTGGAACACCGGCACATTCCCCCGTCGGCTGTGGTGAAAACTGGTACTTTGGACACGGTGATTGCTTTGGCTGGAGCGATACCGACGCGCGATCGGGGTTTAGTTTGGTTTGCAATTATTAATCGCGGCACCGATTGGGATTCCTTGAGAGCCCAGCAAGATATATTTCTGCAAAAATTGGTACAGCAGTGGGGAACTGCACCGGCCGTGCCCTTAGCAATTACACCGCACATTGATGGCACTAAACCTGCTTTGGGGGCAGCAAATCGCAGCGATATTTTGCTGGGAGGTTAA
- the rpsP gene encoding 30S ribosomal protein S16 encodes MIKLRLKRYGKKRETSYRIVAMNSSTRRDGRPLEELGFYNPRNNETRLDVPAIVKRLQEGAQPTDTVRDILRKANVFEQVRAGANVESSTAAVS; translated from the coding sequence ATGATCAAACTGCGATTAAAGAGATACGGGAAAAAACGTGAGACCAGCTACCGGATTGTAGCGATGAACAGCTCCACCCGCCGCGACGGCCGTCCCCTAGAAGAGCTCGGCTTCTACAACCCCAGAAATAACGAAACCAGGCTGGATGTTCCAGCGATTGTCAAGCGCCTCCAAGAAGGCGCTCAGCCAACTGACACCGTGCGTGACATCCTGAGAAAAGCCAATGTATTTGAACAAGTCAGAGCCGGAGCCAACGTTGAATCCAGCACAGCAGCAGTCAGCTAG